The stretch of DNA ATGCGTGATCAGTGAGATCGTTTGTCAAGTGTTAATGAATGAAAAATGCAATGATAGAAACACAATAACCTTTACAATGCTTCGTTATATTATCGGAAGAAATGAAATAGGATCGAAAAGAAAATGTTCCATTAAAATTCAGTTGTACACCTCTAGCTGATAAAATATCCATCAcattgacaaaacattcaaaccTTATTTAAATTACACGCATCAATCCACTTGCCACATTTTTCCACATCGTAGGGGTCGTCTCCTAATGCATTGTTTACTTCGTGTTTAGTTGTTTTCACAGTCATTTCTGAAGTCATATTGCTTCATGCACTAAATTTACACataacaaaaaattatttacaaacagGTACACATTTGTACACGTGTAACGGATACGCCAAATACATAGTATACACACACATGCAGTTACAAGGAGTTACTGAAAGTCACGTAGTCGTCGCTAAAGGTGTATGTAGACTGTATTCACATATATGTataccatttatattgtatggtgtccataaaaataacaaactTTTATGTACCTTTTCATTTTGGCAACTTTCTCATATAATTGGATTTTTTCGTTCAGTAAGTTATTTTCAAAATATCTTTCCCTTGACAAATAGCTTTTATACTTTCCACTTACTGTATTTTTACCATTGCAAcatgtaacatttttatttcaacTTACCTTTTACATATCTTTATTTATATGACATTTAAAAGTGATAGAAAGGAATATATAAAATGCTTAAAACTGGCTTTTGATATTTTGTAGGTATACTTAGGATTTGTTTCTTTGAGTTTGTTGTGTATGAAATTATGAGAAATTGTATAATTAATATTGAGATATTTCACAATGGATTAATGGATCAAAAAATCGATTTTCCAGTGTTCCTATAAGCAGAGAATGTTAATTTCAAACGTATTAGTAATTGCTCCTATAAGCACCAACATAAGTATTATAATTCAATttgaattaattttgtattctttGGTATATATACTGTAATGTAGGTACGCGTATACACACAAAACATGCAATTTCATATAAGGCAGACATTTATATAAAGCACATTCAAGCATTTGTTAAAAATGCCTTATTATACTATACTGttatatgaatataatggtttgTGAAAATCAGATTGAAGGAAAGTTGCAACTAATAGTATTTGAATATATTACAAATGCACACAATTATGTCAGAAATACAATAAGCTATGCCAACTATGCAGAACTAACTAAAATACTGTATACCTGACAGGGTAAGAAAGTTCACTGAACTGTTTTTATAAGGCACCTAAACTTTAAAATGGAATATCAATAATTCCATGATATTGTGATAAGAGAGGAATTGTTCATCATAAGATCTTTATGATATCTAAAATCATGTAAttggtaataataattacatttcatCGCATTTAACTACTTGACTCCACTCTCGTCAGGCATTTTATGTTATCATTATATGGAATAGTCAGTATTGGAAATCAAATTCATGCTGCAAAATGAAATCTTAACATAGACAAGGATAGAAATGTTTTCATAGACGTACTCGTGAAATATCGGCAATTTATTTAAGATCAAAAGAACTTTAGCATATCCAAATTTTAAAATCTTTGAAGAATTCATTAAGTCACGATTGCCGTCGAGagtgtaatgattattatgtacaAATGATTATTTCTTATTGTAATACATTACATAGTTTTGCTTGATTCTCTGTATATACGTCAGTCTTGGATTGCTTTTACCAAAAACATTTCATTGCCTCTGTGTATAGAGAGCTATCATGAATTTATGTGGGAAAAGGATGCAAAAATATGACTGCATAACTAAACGTTTTCTTTTGCAAAAGCACTGTTGGTGATGaataatcttttttttttttttttttaaatatacgagATATTTAGAAAACCACCAACTTAAACAATTTCGTATATATAATTTACTATTACAAGAAAGAAATGTATTTATCTGTTTGATATATTTGCATTGAGTGAATCAAAGCTATGAGTCAGGTGTACATACAAGATATTATTAGTCATTGactatgtaaaaaataaaaaggcaCATATAGAAAGATTTGCTTTTTAAGTCTTACTCACCGGTCATCTATTATTTACTTAAAGTTTCACCAATGCGTGTAATTACCCTTTTTCCACACATGTGCTCTCTACACATGTACTTGTCTTTTACCCAGatctattgtgattttatgcAATGACAAAAAACTTGTACAATACTATACCTACTTAAAAAAAGATTTGCCTGTTTGATTTTGCATTTTAGCATTAAAGACTGCATATAATACATTAAATAGAAATGAATTCAAATTAATTATAGAGGTCTTGTGTTCCCTTTTCACCTTATATATCATTTGCCTTGTATGTTTTCATTGTCTTCCGTTTCAGTCTCTTAAACCACTACTTTCTCTTTATACCATACATTCCTCATTCTTTGAGATGATGGTATCGTTGAcagtaatagcagtaataattataatataataataatattaataataatacaataataattctgAGAGTGAATCTCAATaacaataatacaaataatagtaataataatattaataatattaataatacatgTTAAAAACGTATGTACAATTCACCGACCCAGTTTTAAGTATCCATAAGATTTCTCTACAAGTACTACAGACAAAGTGGAATAAGTTGTTTTAAATAATTACTTTTTACAAAATTACATTACAAAGTGGCAGATTGAAAAATCTGAGCGAGttatctatttatttatctAGCTATCTATCTATCAATCTATCTGTCTATCTATCCACATGTACAGCTGCTAGAATTAGATAAACGCGATGGCTTTATTACAGCTAGACTACTGGAAAGTATACATACTTCTTCTCGTATATTATGCATAGTTATTGCCATTGCAGAACAAAATTTTGACGAATTCCAGAGAAATACGTGAAATCGCATAATCCAGTTAGTCTGTTTTAAGTTACGTGTAAATAAAATCAAGGCTACGCCATTTGTACAAATAATTTAGCAACGATCTTCGTGATTTCTTTTAGATATGCGTTAACAAgagaaagaaaataaaacaatGTTACTTCTCTTACAATGTCAAAACATAGTTTTGCGCATATTACCCACATTTAATCACAAGAATCACCAAAATAAGAATGTATAGTCTGTccctttaaaattttcaaaacgaACAACCAGCTTAATGttcaccattaatttcactcattTAACATACTTTATTAAAGGAGGGTCACGAGCCTAAAATGCTGCGGACTGCTTGGTCAAGCACTGTGTCCTTTGATTCACTGGACTGTGATGCACTGTTACCACTACTACCAGGTATCGTATTTGTAGGACGTTTTTTAAGATTAAGAATGCTATCAATGGCAGATTGTACCTGTGCGGTAATATCATCGTGTTCGTTATCGTTCCCACTTTCGTTAGTTACGTGAAGAGAGCCCGGACATTGCGTTTGAGAATGCAAGGCCAGTCCATCTAGGCTGTCGGTGTCTTCTAACAGATCCCGTTCGAGATCTGTAGCGCTACTCCAACGTCTCTCGAATATCGGAGCGTTATCTTGCTCGCAGCTGTCCTTCACAATTGCATTCTGAACCCCAGAAACACTCGCACTTGGTAAATTCGCACGACATTCACCGTTCGCTCGTGTTCTTTCAGTTTTCGACGACCTTGTTACAGCCACAGCACATGTattattattaccactattattactatttttacATTTAAACGAGTCCGTGGTAGCGGGATATACACCTAGTTCTTTCTGAATTTCTACCCACTCGTCGTAATCACCACTTGTACAACTCGCAGATTTGATCACTGGTTTACATTCCATTTCGTCGTTTGGAAAGTCATCTTCCAATTCACGTTTCACAGATACATTCGTCAGAGACGGCGACAATTTGTCTTCTTCTACGAGACCAGGTTCAACCTTTGGCACCAATGGCTTTTCTTCCTTTTTAAATTCTTCTGTAAAACAATACGAAATGGTATAACTACTATATCAAGTATAAATAGCTACCATAATCGTAAGGTTTTAAGGAAACTTTATTCATTGACAGTGATACAGTGTTCATGGCTGAGGCTTTCAAAAAACCATGACTTACATCCGAAAATCTGAACAGTGAGAACTATATGATGCCGCGCTTGGAGGTCTCAAGACATTGATGGATTGAGTTGGAAAAACTTACCGTTAACTTTAGCCTCTTGTTCTCGTAGCCTATTTAGTATGTTTTGTTCTTCGGCAACAAAAGTTCTGTCGATCATCATCAACTCTGACGTCCTCACTTCTCGCTGAAATGtcattttaaatgaaattcatTGAATGAGAATTAAGATAtgccaaaataaaaatttcataattaatatttattaaaaagttctaatattattattaacgtaccaTACTTTCCATCAGAAGAAGGTATGTATACTTATTCATCATGGAATTGAATTTCGACAACAAGTGTTTCGCTGTTTCTTCAAATATCTCATCAGCTTTTGCCAAATCCTTCGAACTAAGTACTTGTTCATTTAAACAATGATATCTTACAAGACGTTTGCAAGCATCACGCTTACTCAAAAATGGCGTATTCACGTCCGGATTTATCGCACCATTTTGATCAATTTTTAATTGTTGCTCTAATCTGtaaatacaataatacaattatATCTTTAAGTATACGTATTACTTATTTATTAgccattattcaaataaaaaataatacttaCAAGTCACTACGATTAATCTGTCTGCAAATCGGGCTAGAGGCAGGTCTTTTTACACCTTGTCTCGGACTTACTAAAGGACTCGAGTTGCTGCTAGGACTAGCAGTCTGTTTGTTCGAATTTCCACTTGTATTCACTGGACTTTGAATCCTTTGCTGTCCTTTGCCAATCATTCTTGGCGAGGCTACCTGTCCTGCAGGAGAGCCACTTTGAACTTGTACTTGAATAGGCGAAGAAAGTTCTTGCTTAACAGGACTCGACATTTGTATGTTCGGTTTGATATCCAATGGATCCGTTTGACATTGCGTCGATTGTTGCATCCCTGTTTGTTGTGTTTGAATTGGAGTTAATTGTGCGTTGCTCTGCAAAGTAGCTACAGAGGTAATCGGTGGTGAGAAGATTTGCATACTGGCAGAGGACGGACTTAATATCTGATTCCCATGGTTCTGATAAATTTTGTGCTGTTTTGTGTGCGTTTGATGCACATTCTGATTACTTTGTACACAGGGTTGTTGTCCTTGCACGTTCTGCGATACCTATAAATATTTAGACGAGTTTGTAATCGAAGTAACAATAACATAATCCTAAATAAACTTATAATGAAATGAATGATTCCTTACTGTAagattatttatataattaGTAGTAGTCGTATTATTTTGCACGGTCGCTGGTGTACTTGGATTTAAATTTTGTGAAGCAACTACAGTAGTAGACGTTTGAGTTTGAGTCTGTACAGCCGATGTCTGATTCTTATAGGAATTTTGAGAAATCAAATTCGATGCTACAGTCGAGACTGGATTCACATTGAAATTTGTTTCCGGAccctatataaaaataaatttatgtaATATTATCATATTGCCAAaaagttgtatctattttgctgTATAAATATTGTTAGTGAGGACTTACACTACTAACGGAATGAGTTGTAGTACTAACAATCTTTCCACTAGCTAAAATTTTTGCTTGCTCTTGATACAATTTTGTCAAAACAGTTTGATCCGGCTGTGAACCCGACTTTCGAGCTAATATAGTTTGTATCTGCGATTGTATATTTTTTAGTAATTGCTGCTTTTGAGCAGGAAGCTGTATAGTCTGTACTCTTTGAACCATTTGACCGTTTGAAGGAACTGATAAATGGCTCCCAGGAGAAGACGAAAGTACAGGACCATTTGTGACAATTTGAGTAGCTTCACTCTTAATTGGATTTGTACTCTGAGATACCACAGTGTTTGGCTTATTAGAATTATCAACTTTCTGAAGATTAGTTGCATTCGTTGATAGTAATGTGGGGCGGGAAACCGTAACAGTTTTCGTTACCTATTGTTATAATTTTCAAATTGAGAACAGATGATGAAGAATGAATACAAGACTAAGCATAAAGTTTTCTCACATACCTGAGCATTTCCAGTATTCTGagtagcagcagcagcagttTTAGTCCTTTTGACAATTTTCGCTTTCTTTGGTTGATTGGTAGTTCCTAAATTTCTGATTTGTTGCTGATTCAAATTGTCAATAAATTGACTAGGGAAAccagaattttgaatttgtatGTGTTGCGGCATTTGAGAAGGTGCTGCTTGcactacaatattttgtatattattctgAATAGTGGGAGCTCCACCAGAACTATTTACAATTATTTGACTCGTAGGGGTATTAATTTGTACACCTTGCAAATTCTGATTATTTGCATCCGGTTCACCAATCACAATCTTTTGAGTTTGGTTTTGATTTTGTACCTGATTAGTTGTATTTAACTGTCCCGCCAAAAATTGCTGCAAAAGCTGTTGACTTATCACCTGCATTTGCCCGTTTGCATTTGCAATTAACAATTGATCGTTGGGATTTAAATTACTCAATGCATTCAAAATTTCAGGTGTAATTTTTGGTGCATTGTTTAATATATTGTTAGCTGCCGAATTAAGCATTGTTGTACTTTgagtttctactttctgagattCATTTTGCTGTTGCATAGTACTAGAAGGAGCATTTGTAATAACAATATTTTGATGCTGATTATTTTGCTGTGTATTGAGTCCTTGTTGTATAGTGTTGGCTGTATTCTGAGTCTCAAAGTGCTGTGCATTAACAGACGAAAACGTATTTGCCGCAACTACTTTCTGCTGTTGCACATTTACGTTCTGCTGTACGCTAGTGTTATGCAAAATAGCAGATGTATTTTGTTGTTGCAAATTCGTTATAACATTTTGTTGCGCGTGAGCAATATCATTGATACCAGATTGCAAATTTTCCTCAATATTTTGCACACTACCAGTTGCGTTCTGTTGCAAAACGTTAATTGTATTCTGTTGTATACTAGAATGTTGTAAAACATTCATCGTATCATGATGTATGGTATTGCAAGAACTTTGCTGCTGCAACATATTCACCGAATTATGTTGAACATTCGTtccagaagtttgaagattttgCTCAAAAACGTGTTGAACATTTTGCGTCTGCACAGTCTGCGCTGTTATTTGCTGATGCTGATTATGCTGATATATTGGAGCTTCTTGTTGCAATGTAATAGAATCTTGCGGAGTTCCTTGCGGAAGATTCTGATTAGTCTTCGACAAACTGTGCTCGGTTGGCGCAGTTAAACTGTTTGGTAAAGACTTTTGAACATGAGCACCACTTTGTGATACTTTACTCAAATTTTGCCGCACGTTAGTAGTCACACAAGCATTCGTAAGTCGCACTTGACTAGATTTTTGCGTAGAAACGTTAGAATTTTGTTGATTATTAGTTGCTTGATTTGTGTTAGTCAACCGAGAACCACTGAACGTGGTACACAAAGATTTTGCCGATAAAACATCAGATGTCGTTAAAACATTACTGTTCGGTTGCGGAAGGCTAGAATTAGGTGACTGAATGGGCTTCGGCGTTGGTATAAGATTTACGTTAATATTTTTCGATGTTTGCATATCCAATGTCTGTAGAGATCCAAGATTACTTTGGACACAAACGTTTAACACAGGATTGGTTTCTTGAGGAACATTCACACTTTTTTGCTGATTATTTGATTTTGAGCATACTTGCACATTCTGTGGACTAGTAGCACAAGTAACACTTTGAAGACCCGCAGCACTTGCAGTGGTAGTAACCGTTGAAACACTGGATGACAAAGGCGATTTGACGAATTTCTGTCTTTGTAATACTGTACTTTGCGTAGACTGCGTCGTAGTTTGCACTTGTCCAAGGAGATGGGAAATAATGGCCGAATTCTGTCCACCACCTTGCGTTAGCGAACGTATCAATGCTTGAGCGGTTGCTTGATCCATTTCAGGTTGATTTGGGTCCAGGGTACGATGCAAAACGACTCTTCCATCCTCCCCGAGAGCGAATCGCAACTGGCCCTGTATCGTTGTGTTCTGCACAGGCATTTGAAGCTGGGCAACAAGCTGACTATTCAGTGTCTGGGACACGGAAGTTTGTATATTCGTTGTATTCGGTGCAGGTACTTGTATCAGATTCTGAGCAGAACTGGTTGGTATCGTTACTTGGGACGAAAGCTGTCCCAAATTTTGCCCTGAACTCGGCTCAACTTGAACTTGACAAGAGACATCCGATTCAGTTGTAAGATCTGTATCAAAAATATCATCATCGTCCCCAATTCCTGATAttttcattatactagcaagatCTAACTTCGGTGGCTCGTCGTCTTTCCGCTTtgccttcttctttttcttcgctTTCTTCTTAGGTGGTGGCAGTAAGGTTTGTTCAACGACAGTTTGAGTGCAGGGAGTATTACCAGTATTAGTAGCAGAACCCACTTGCGAAATCTGTGACTGGGGACTTTGTACCATTGCGTTTTGAATCACTATGGAATTACTAGTCCCCGAATTAGCAGCTGCATAGAAAATAAAGAGAAAAAATATTTCAGCACTccaaaatttcattttcttaaaaCATACCAATGGTCGATTGTGTACAACTTACAAGGTGCAGGACTAGACGGAGTATGTCTAATCACCGGAGAAGCAGTTGGAGGAAAACCATTAGGTACTGCAAAAAACGTTGGAGTAATGCCTTGCATTAAAGCTCCTTGCGCTGTGACAACTCTTACTAACTGCTGCTGTGTTAACTGCAAAAGGAGAAATCTTGTACgttatttatgttttattttatactatTGTAGACTTTACAGAAGCACTATTTTTTAAAGATAATCTGTCTGAAACTTGAATAGATGAATGAAAAACAAAGAATGCGTATAAAATTGAATGATGATACAAAATGGTCTTAAGTAGCTTTCaataatatataaaaagaaTTCCGTAGAAGTATTAAGTAAGCAATGATCGTGAATGTGATGAAATTGAAATGACTGCATGGATGAAACCATCACCTGTGCAGTATGTGTTTGTTGCTGGGCGCTCGCTGGCGTTCTTAGAATGAGCTGAACACCACCTGGTTGCTGCTGTACAATAACTGGTCCAGTTGACGGCAAAACCTATGTATGAAATGTGATAAACATATGAAGCAGAAAGCAGATATTTGTGACACTAAAAATGCATATAAGCAGTTATAGTAGATATTAAGCGTATATAGAAATATTCTGTAGATAATTGCTAGAACAGGCGTAACATATATTTTGAATGATCACATAATGAGAACGAACATGCAAATGAGAAGTACCCTGCACAGACGTAATTACCTGGTTTAACAGAAGACCTTGCGCGGTTGGAATCATTGTGGCTGTTGTAGGGTTCGGTTGAGGTCCAGCAAGAACTAACTGTGGTTGAGTTTGTTGAGTTACCTAGTAAGTAATTCAATAAATAATGGATTCTTGAAACAGTTATAAAATTACGAAAGTAAAATGCGTTACTTGATTCGTAATAGTGGTAGTAACACGTTGTTGTTTTTGTTGCGATCCAGTAGCCTGTTGATTAGGAGGTTTCGGCAAAATTTGTGGCGGCTGCTTGGCAGGTTTAGTCGTGGCTATTTGGATTTGTTGATTTCCAAAAAGGTGTGTTCTAGTCACCAGTTGCGTTGGTGTTGACTGATACCCCTGGTGTGGTGTACCATGAATTATTTGCAGTACTTGCATACCTTGTTGAAGTATCGGAGTATTAGGTCTAACCTGGAAAAGAAACTAAGTATTAGAAGCAGTTTTATTTAGTTATAAATGTATATGCATAGAATTGTCTCTTACCACAGGTGGTCCAGGACTACCACCAGGTGCTGGACTTCTGTTATTTAGAGAGTTATTCCCACTTAAGAGATGGGGACTTTTTGCAGGAGGATATGGACTAAGTACAGGACTTTGTATTTGGCTAACACTCATTGGACTCTGCATTGGGCTTTGCATTTGTATATTAAAGTTGTTATTCGAAGCTGACGTCCCAACAGGGCTCGGACTATTTCTGTTAGACTGCATTGAATTCGACGCCGGGCTTCTAAGTAATAGTCTGTTAGGACTTGGGCTTGGTGTGGGTGGTGCGATATTAGACGCTGGACTTTTCAGTGGTATCGAAAACGGACTACTCGGAGAACTAATATTTTGACTCTGAATGTTTTGCATAGATTTTACAGTGTTTATTGTACTGACCACATTTGATGGCTGAGACGAGCCCGTTAATGTTACTGACGAACTTAAGCCAGGGTTAATTCCCTGCGAATACTGTCGTTGAGGTTGAAATCCAGTTGATTGAGAGGAACTTAAAGAAGAAGTATGACTCAGTGACATATTTGGCTCGTTTGATGCAGTTATATGCTGTACATTAGATGTTGATACATTAGATAAGTTCGAGTGCATTGTACCAAGATGTGGAATATTTGTAGTGAGATTCACGTTCGAAGCGTGATTCACATTTGCTGTGGTCGTATGAACCGATTCGCTGGAAGTGCTCGTGAATATAGTGGAACTCGTCAAAGTACCAGTATTCGTTATTTGTGAAATAGTAGACACGTTTGAATTTGGGTGCTGCGATATGGCAGAGCTTGGTACATGTGCAATATTTGATCCAACAATGTGTGGTGCAATACTTTGTATACTTTGTATGGCTTGGAATGGGAATTGCGTACTGTTGGAATTCAGACTAGTTTGAGCCAATCCAGTTGTTAAAGTATTGGCAGGTCGATTAAGACCTTGGTTTACTCCAGAATTTATACTGGTAGTATTTAAACTTGCATTTATGTTTGGATTGATAGTAGTTAAACCAGATACACCAGAACTCGAGGAAGTGAAGTTTGTGCTTAAATTGGTGAGGTTCTGGTTTATGTTTGAGTTCAAACTCGTCAAATTCGGATTTACATTAGTAATTCCAGTATTAACGCTGGACAGTCCAGAATTGATACTTGTCGAATTTAACGTATTGAGCCTATTAATTCccgtatttatattatttagatCCTGTCCCAAACCAGGTAAACCATTATTAATACTGTTTGAACCAATATTCGAAGTTAAATTGGAGTTTATAGCATTCAAGTGATTCAGGCTAGGATTTATCGTAGTTAGTCCTGTATTTATACTTGGCAGGCCCAAATTGAGCAGAGGATTTGATGTAGTGATAACATTAGATGTAAGGGATGTGAGGCTGGTATTTAGAAGTGATAGTGGCAATCCCATGTTAAGGCCCACCCCAAAAGTGGGGGTGGCCGGGGGTAGGCCCATACCAGTCCCTGAG from Calliopsis andreniformis isolate RMS-2024a chromosome 2, iyCalAndr_principal, whole genome shotgun sequence encodes:
- the LOC143187550 gene encoding uncharacterized protein LOC143187550 isoform X1, yielding MQQPQSRPLLGDSVSSTTSPTARRNNPVAVLTHQQLQQLQQLQAQNSSGQSLTFALQQTSNNPQDQGNGSTTGNHIVYVNQLNHLNQGTINPSGTGMGLPPATPTFGVGLNMGLPLSLLNTSLTSLTSNVITTSNPLLNLGLPSINTGLTTINPSLNHLNAINSNLTSNIGSNSINNGLPGLGQDLNNINTGINRLNTLNSTSINSGLSSVNTGITNVNPNLTSLNSNINQNLTNLSTNFTSSSSGVSGLTTINPNINASLNTTSINSGVNQGLNRPANTLTTGLAQTSLNSNSTQFPFQAIQSIQSIAPHIVGSNIAHVPSSAISQHPNSNVSTISQITNTGTLTSSTIFTSTSSESVHTTTANVNHASNVNLTTNIPHLGTMHSNLSNVSTSNVQHITASNEPNMSLSHTSSLSSSQSTGFQPQRQYSQGINPGLSSSVTLTGSSQPSNVVSTINTVKSMQNIQSQNISSPSSPFSIPLKSPASNIAPPTPSPSPNRLLLRSPASNSMQSNRNSPSPVGTSASNNNFNIQMQSPMQSPMSVSQIQSPVLSPYPPAKSPHLLSGNNSLNNRSPAPGGSPGPPVVRPNTPILQQGMQVLQIIHGTPHQGYQSTPTQLVTRTHLFGNQQIQIATTKPAKQPPQILPKPPNQQATGSQQKQQRVTTTITNQVTQQTQPQLVLAGPQPNPTTATMIPTAQGLLLNQVLPSTGPVIVQQQPGGVQLILRTPASAQQQTHTAQLTQQQLVRVVTAQGALMQGITPTFFAVPNGFPPTASPVIRHTPSSPAPSANSGTSNSIVIQNAMVQSPQSQISQVGSATNTGNTPCTQTVVEQTLLPPPKKKAKKKKKAKRKDDEPPKLDLASIMKISGIGDDDDIFDTDLTTESDVSCQVQVEPSSGQNLGQLSSQVTIPTSSAQNLIQVPAPNTTNIQTSVSQTLNSQLVAQLQMPVQNTTIQGQLRFALGEDGRVVLHRTLDPNQPEMDQATAQALIRSLTQGGGQNSAIISHLLGQVQTTTQSTQSTVLQRQKFVKSPLSSSVSTVTTTASAAGLQSVTCATSPQNVQVCSKSNNQQKSVNVPQETNPVLNVCVQSNLGSLQTLDMQTSKNINVNLIPTPKPIQSPNSSLPQPNSNVLTTSDVLSAKSLCTTFSGSRLTNTNQATNNQQNSNVSTQKSSQVRLTNACVTTNVRQNLSKVSQSGAHVQKSLPNSLTAPTEHSLSKTNQNLPQGTPQDSITLQQEAPIYQHNQHQQITAQTVQTQNVQHVFEQNLQTSGTNVQHNSVNMLQQQSSCNTIHHDTMNVLQHSSIQQNTINVLQQNATGSVQNIEENLQSGINDIAHAQQNVITNLQQQNTSAILHNTSVQQNVNVQQQKVVAANTFSSVNAQHFETQNTANTIQQGLNTQQNNQHQNIVITNAPSSTMQQQNESQKVETQSTTMLNSAANNILNNAPKITPEILNALSNLNPNDQLLIANANGQMQVISQQLLQQFLAGQLNTTNQVQNQNQTQKIVIGEPDANNQNLQGVQINTPTSQIIVNSSGGAPTIQNNIQNIVVQAAPSQMPQHIQIQNSGFPSQFIDNLNQQQIRNLGTTNQPKKAKIVKRTKTAAAATQNTGNAQVTKTVTVSRPTLLSTNATNLQKVDNSNKPNTVVSQSTNPIKSEATQIVTNGPVLSSSPGSHLSVPSNGQMVQRVQTIQLPAQKQQLLKNIQSQIQTILARKSGSQPDQTVLTKLYQEQAKILASGKIVSTTTHSVSSGPETNFNVNPVSTVASNLISQNSYKNQTSAVQTQTQTSTTVVASQNLNPSTPATVQNNTTTTNYINNLTVSQNVQGQQPCVQSNQNVHQTHTKQHKIYQNHGNQILSPSSASMQIFSPPITSVATLQSNAQLTPIQTQQTGMQQSTQCQTDPLDIKPNIQMSSPVKQELSSPIQVQVQSGSPAGQVASPRMIGKGQQRIQSPVNTSGNSNKQTASPSSNSSPLVSPRQGVKRPASSPICRQINRSDLLEQQLKIDQNGAINPDVNTPFLSKRDACKRLVRYHCLNEQVLSSKDLAKADEIFEETAKHLLSKFNSMMNKYTYLLLMESMREVRTSELMMIDRTFVAEEQNILNRLREQEAKVNEEFKKEEKPLVPKVEPGLVEEDKLSPSLTNVSVKRELEDDFPNDEMECKPVIKSASCTSGDYDEWVEIQKELGVYPATTDSFKCKNSNNSGNNNTCAVAVTRSSKTERTRANGECRANLPSASVSGVQNAIVKDSCEQDNAPIFERRWSSATDLERDLLEDTDSLDGLALHSQTQCPGSLHVTNESGNDNEHDDITAQVQSAIDSILNLKKRPTNTIPGSSGNSASQSSESKDTVLDQAVRSILGS